A segment of the Pan paniscus chromosome 9, NHGRI_mPanPan1-v2.0_pri, whole genome shotgun sequence genome:
GGTTAATCCAGTCAGACTGATACCTAAAATTCACCATCACACCATAGAAATATAATTACACCTCTTTAAGTTTAACAAAAATCCTACTATATGTTAGTTCAGAGCCTGGGTATCCCTAGGAGAAGTTAATTTAATCCACGAGAAAATAAAAAGGCCCAATATCTTTAATggttttttctcttctattcaaCCTAAATTGGTTTAattgctgttttttatttgtttatttggttggttgattggtttttctatttcgttttggttttggttttttattttactttaattttatattattttaagtcCTGAGATaaatgtgcaggacgtgcaggcttgttacacaggtaaacatgtgccatggtggtttgctgccccaCTGTtgtgtctctctctcaaaatatatcCTAGGACCCTCTAGCCATCTTCTCGTATTTCTTTGGCCAAGGCAGTTTTTCCCACTCTTTCATACTCATTCGGCAGTTATATGAAAGAAGAATAGGAACAACTGCAATTTATTCTAGGCCACTTAGAATCAAACCCAATTTCCAGATCCACATTCAGAAAAATGGGAAATTGAATAGATTGGTATTGTGTTACAGACAGGCACTAGGAGTAGAAGGGGTTGTGAGTCATCTAGTCAGTAATATCTACTATAAAGCCGGGAGACTCTCTgtgtgagatttttatttttgttacagaaGAAATAGTTTGCTGTGCTTTAATGAACACTGTCAAGAGAACAAACTATAGCTATCACTTATCTCCACATGTTCAGAAGCTTTTCATCAACCCAGACCCCAAAATGACATGTTGCTCTTTCTCCCTCAGAAACATGAATTCTGGAATCTCGCAAGTCTTCCAGAGGGAACTCACCTGCCCCATCTGCCTGAACTACTTCATAGACCCGGTCACCATAGACTGTGGGCACAGCTTTTGCAGGCCCTGTTTCTACCTCAACTGGCAAGCCATCCCAATTCTTACTCAGTGCTTTGAATGCCTAAAGACAACACAGCAGAGAAACCTCAAAACTAACATTCGATTGAAGAAGATGGCTTCCCGTGCCAGAAAAGCCAGTCTCTGGCTATTCCTGAGCTCTGAGGAGCAAATGTGTGGCACTCACAGGGAGACAAAGAAGATATTCTGTGAAGTGGACAGGAGCCTGCTCTGTTTGCTGTGCTCCAGCTCTCAGGAGCACCGGTATCACAGACACTGTCCCGCTGAGTGGGCTGCTGAGGAACACCGGGTAAGTGATGCCTCTGAAGATCTATTTCTATAAAGGACACGTGAAATTCCTGTGGGCCTATTTTCTCGGAGATTGGGTAAAGCCAACTCTGAGTCCCTTTAAGCAACTCTCTTTTGGGCTTTCTTAGCTTCAAACCTCTGAGATTTGACGAAGCAGAAGGGAAACAGAAGAAATGCCATTTACTGGGGACTTATTTGTCTCTCATTCTGGGCCTCCTCCCTATGAAACGGTCTGCATGTTACTTTATTGTCCTCACTGGTGCTTCAATTTATGGCTCTTTTGCAGGAGaagcttttaaagaaaatgcagtcTTTATGGGAAAAAGCTTGTGAAAATCAGAGAAACCTGAACGTGGAAACCACCAGAATCAGCCACTGGAAGGTTAGTCCTGTACTAGTCTACCTTCTCCAGGAACTTATGGTGGGCAAATGGGTGACTCTTAGAATAGGAACTTGATATCAAACCGTAATGTTTCTgggagtcaaaaaaaaaaaaaaaaaaaaagaaagaaagaaaagaaaacattgagaaaaaGTGGCCTCATTTCTTATGTAGAATAGTGTGACTGTTAGATGGGATTTCTAACAAAACCGTTGATGTTACCCAAAGCATGCTGGTTTGTTTTCATACAAACCTGTAGCTATACACCAACAGATACAAGATACTGGGCCATCTCACAGCATTCTATATGTGCTGGTTGGATAAATGCTGGGCATGAGAGTTATTTGGCAGTCATGGAAAGCTCAAGTGAACCTTCTGAGCCTGGGTCAGCATTACTCTGAATGCTGGTGGACAAGTAGTATTTGGAATTGCATGGAAAATTTGAGGCAGAAAGAGTGACAGGGGAAATCTAGGGCAACCATGAAATTAAGAATCTCAACTAATTAATATTGAATACTACATAACATATGATGAGAAAAGTGGTGAGAAATATGGATTTGTGTCTTGAGGGAGACATGAAAACATGCCCGAAATATGGGAACTAGTATCTAAATATAAAGAGAACTCTGAGGacttcagaaaaatattaaaaatgattttctgtTTGTGGATGTATACTCTGAGGGTATGATAGCTAATATTAGTGTGTTGAAAAGTATTTCATAAGAACCTAGTCTATGttgaatattaaattagaaaatttgcCAGTATAGAAGAAAGAAAGCATCTTTGTCCTCACAAATCGTACAATCCAAATGAGAGGCAAAAATGGTCAACGTGCAAATATGTGCAATACATGATGTGTTCGAGTGTGGTAGGTTCTTTGTTGGAGAATAATCAAGCAGGGAAGTAGAAAAGGACAATAGAGGCCAGAAACTGGAGATTAgtgtctgatttttaaatagggtggtcagaAAAAAGACTCACTGAAAAATTCAAATTGAACAAAGTTTCGAAGCGGAAGGGGAGCATGAAAGTGTGTATAGATGTATATGTGGACCAtgagtgtgtatacatgtatatgtacatgtgtgtttgtgtgtttgtgtgtttgtgtgtgtgtgtgtgtaaaattccAGTTGGAGAGAACAGTATATGCAGTAATTTTGAGTTTGTGTATATTTGGAGGCCTGGGGAACCACAAAGAAGTCTATGTTTCAGATTGGGTTGACTtagaaaaagaatggaaggaaatgaattCAGGCAGACAAAGATGGCCAAATCATAAATGCAGCCTTATTAGGATAGGTTTTGCTGGGCGAAATGCATTTAGCTGGACATGTTAGTCTAAGGTCATTTCACATATAATGAGTTTAAGCAACTTGTTAGGTAtctcagaaatagaaataattatttcctttctagTAACTATAGCTCTATACTCCAACTCTTAAGCATGAACTGTTCTTACTTTTCCATAAATATGGGTTGgaatagagaaattcaaattgtgttttttttttattgccaaCTATCTTAGAACACTCATTATCTtgaataaatttaatgtaattggtCAGATACATCTATGTTGATCTTTatgcagaaagaaaggaaaggaaaaaaatttgtgGATTCTAAGAACTGGCAAGACTGAGGTATAAACTACTGGATGTTCGAGAGACAAAAGGAATCAGTGAGATTTAATAGGAGATGGATATATACATTTCTCTTTTGACTAACCCATTATCACTGCAGGATTATGTGAATGTAAGGCTAGAAGCTATTAGAGCTGAGTATCAGAAGATGCCTGCATTTCatcatgaagaagaaaaacataatttggaGATGCtgaaaaagaaggggaaagatATTTTTCATCAACTTCATTTAAGTAAAACCAAAATGGCTCACAGGAGGGAGATTTTAAGAGGAACGTATGCGGAGCTGATGAAAATGTGCCATAAACCAGATGTGGAGCTACTTCAGGTACAAACTCACAATGTGGTTTCAGGTTTttgaatattcacatgtttaaGTATTTTCCTCATGGCTGAAATCCATCTCCCTACCTTAATTTCCATGATGTGTTTCCAAAAACACATTCGCATAACTAATGCTACTTTATTGGGAGAGTATAGCCCCGCCAAGGGATTCTACCAGGCCAAAGATCCCTCCTACTTTATCCACCAGCCACAAAACTTTGTGGAATGGTCAAGGTAACAGCCCCAATAACTATTCCCCAACTAAGTCAATAATACATTTTGGGTTGTCAAACATGTATATAATAGTGAgtgattcatttacatttaggTTAATTTGAGGACATGGCAAGATCAGAAGTTTTGGGAATCTAGGCTcacattaatattattttgggATCCACTCATTTGGGTAATAGGTTCTGGgaaagatgactgagtaggttATTCGAGGTTACCATGGAACATAGACTCTCTGGGCctcttctcccttcacttctttagAGAATGTCTTCAAGACTCAGACTTTCCCAGGACATTAATTAGTGACAATACGACTGACTGGGTTTTTCGttacagaagaaatagaaaatgctttGCAGAAGAGAAGATGGTAGGGAAATAATATCTTGAGGAACTGACTCCAAATGTTACACTGAACTTAATGAAAGATGTATCTTGTGAACTGCActaaatctttctattttttttttttacaggcttTTGGAGACATATTATACAGGTGAGAGTGTACCTGGATTTTAGCATATGTTCTTTCACTTTCCACGAATATCAAAGCAGGCTCTACCAAAGTCATGGCATAAATGATTAAGATATTgatactactttatttattttttgcatctaCTTTTGTTCCCACACCAGAAAAGACAAGAccactaagtaaataaatacataaataaataaatagtgaagtaaaataaaaaaaaaaaacatgtttattcCTGACTTTGTTTTATTGCTTAAAAGCCTGCATAGGTGAAAGATGAAGTTTGTTTTGCGGATGGTGAGAAAGTCAccagaggaagcaggagagaagTGGGAGAAGTATTTTAGCAGTGAAAAAGTTGATGATTTGTTGTTCATACCTATACACATATCAGTTAACAGTTCTGAAAAACAGATTGAAAAAACTGTGGAGTGTTAGAACTGTATAGGTCTCTAGGGAAGCTTGTTTCAAAAAGGCAGGTCTAGCTGCCTAGAGCAAGTTTCACATTCTTTATCTTGAAAAGGAAGCAGCAGATGCAGCAGTCTCCCCAGAACCCCACTATTTCAGACAAAGGTGTCAGGGGAGTCTGCCAAGAAGTGGAACTCAGAATTTCGTTTCTAAATATTCTCAAGGCCATAAGGCTAAGGAACCTTAAACATTTGGGGCAAAAAATAGGAAAGATCAGACTGAATTCTGACTCAGACTCTCCCACTATGCTTTACAATTCTGAAACTGTAAATCGAAATTAATTTCAAAAAGGAAGGAATAATTTTTGaattatcaaatttgtgggttcaaaggattctcatgAAATGTCTTTTAAACACAAgtagtgatttttatttattttatggctgTAGATGTTGTAACTGCAGGTTTTTCCTTGCAGGAGTGAGTCCGTGCTGCTGCACATGCCCCAGCCTCTGAATCTAGAGCTCAGGGCAGGGCCCATCACTGGACTGAGGGACAGGCTCAACCAATTCCGAGGTAAGTCTCCACCCACAGGCAGCACTCCCACTATCTAAATTTTCTTATTGTTAGGATCACATAGGTAATAGTTCACCCTTCATCAAATATTTTACTACTTTATAGACATAAGTGAACAATATAATCATGCAACCCTTTTGTATCTGTGTCTGTAGAGTCAGATTTATAGCATTAAGATTAAAAGatagtgaaaaacaaatacattatgGCCTCATATGTACTGAGTAATGTAATGGGAAAAAGGAGTAGTGTAGCAAATCTAAAAAAGGAGCAAATGGAACAATGCTCAGAATGAAGGTGAGTTATTTAAtgttaaatacaaaattttacatttctttggtgTATTCATTTGAACAGCTAAGAACTGTTCTTTTGGGGAATATAGTTCACTGGAGATTCttggggtttttaaatttttttaatggatatatattatgtatttccaAGAACATTAGTTAatgggtaaaaataaaaagaaatcattttgcgAATACAagtaaaattacaaacaaaaagaagttcaGTTTAATTGCAATATGAAAAGCTACATGTTAAGTCTAAAATCCAGCTTCAGCCCCAAGCTAGCATGGAGGGCCACAGAGAGACTGGTAAAAGATTTTGCAGAAATCTGCTTTAAATGATCACTTATGACATGTACTTATGGATTTTTATCCAGTTATCTAGAGCAGTTCTTGAGTAACTGAAAATCTTCACATTCTTTCCAAAATGATAGCACTagtttttaagaataagaaacatttctaaataatgatCTTGATAACAGCATAGCATTTAGGGCACATAATGTGCaaattttgctttgaaaattGGATTGAAAGAAGTTGGTCTTACATTTGGCTCTCAGTATGTAAGTTTTCAAAACATCTTTAATATCTGTGGTTAGCGTTTTGTTTGTCTTGTAGATAATATTAATCATCTCTATACTTTATTAGAAGTTACAAGCAAAAGTGTCCTTGTGACTTTACGTTTCCTGGTAAACTAACTGCTTGATAGAACAATTTTTGCTTATCTACACATGCCtatgcatgttttctttctttctttttatttatttatttatttatttatttattttgcagtggATATTACTCTGCCTCATAATGAAGCCAACAGTCATATCTTCCGATGTGGAGATTTGAGAAGCATTTGTATTGGATGTGACCATCAAAATGCACCCCATATCACTGCAACACCTACAAGTTTTCTTGCGTGGGGTGCTCAGACTTTCACCTCCGGCAAATATTACTGGGAGGTCCATGTGGGGGACTCTTGGAATTGGGCCTTTGGTGTCTGTAATAAGTATTGGAAAGGGAAGAATCAGAATGACAATATACATGGAGAGGAGGGACTCTTTAGTCTTGGGTGTGTTAAGAATGACATTCAGTGCAGCCTCTTTACCACCTCCCCACTTACACTGCAGTATGTCCCAAGACCTACCAACCATGTAGGACTATTCCTGGATTGTGAAGCTAGAACTGTGAGCTTCGTTGATGTTAATCAAAGCTCCCCTATATACACCATCCCTAATTGCTCCTTCTCACCTCCTCTCAGGCCTATCTTTTGCTGTATTCACCTCTGACCAGAGATAGATCAGACATGTGTTCATCTGCTGTGGGAACCCCTTCATCCCAGAAAGCCCTCTTCCTTGTGCCTTATCAAACAGGACAAATAGGTTCTGTTTTATGTCTTGAATTGCATTCTAATGTTATTAAAACTCATTTATTGTGTTACTATTAAAGGTGGTAAAAACACTGAAAGTATATGTATTGGttctttattaattaatttttgaaaaatcattatTCATGATCATGGCATGGAAtatattctctgttttttttttctttatttctgactgCCACTGAGTGAAATAATAGTTGACAGACATGTCTGAATGGAGTTAAAATCAGTGGAAGAGAGTCGGGATCTTTAGCTTCATGCAAAATCTTGGAGTGAAGTGTTAATGATAAATGGgaaatgttgtttttctttctctttatctaACTATATTGCACTTATCCATCATGTTTCATTGTACTAATCTATCCTTTGAGTTAATATCATTTGACCTTCCATGCTGGGCTTCATTTTGGAATTCTCACCACATAGATAAATAACCCCGCATTATTAGTGTGCTCTTCTACATTGAAATACACAAGGTGATCAGAACAATGCTggattaattgaatttttttaaaaaagtaactaaATATTGACTCCTACCTCAAAACACACACAGTCATTTCCAAATAGATTCAAGTCCTGAAGGTAAGGGGAGCATGACACAATATTCTCATAAGGATTTCTTAACCAGgacaaaaattaacaattaaaaatttagttgGTGTATACTAATGACGACTTCTGTGTTTCAAAAAACATGATACAAGAATTGAAATGCAAACAATTAGTGGAGAAAGATATTCACCCgagcatatataaaataaaataccatatatgtgcatgttgaatacttaaaatgtattttaagtatttttccagATTCTTCCAGAGTGGCCTAGAAGAAACTCGGATGGCAGAGTCAATGATGAGATTAGCTGTGGAAATGGGAAACCGTTTTTTAGAGGACAGTAGTAATGCTGTGAATTTATGAAAATAACCAAGTATTCAGTAGCAACTAAAATGTGTCTCCATAACATTATTTTACAGACGcgtatctgaaatctgaaatgtggGAGAACATTCTACTAGTGTTCTCTAGTGAGAAAATACAgctggaaggaagaagggagggaagatgaaggagagagaaacaatGCATTTGAGAGAAAATGCTATGTAGACTAAAATCGAATACTGCAGATACCACGTCAAAGTGGTTAAATTGTGTCTTATGGAGCAGAAGTGACAGAAAGTACCACAGTGACGAGATTTACTATTGGATTTTAGTTCTGGCTTTTATTCTGTCAATGTTGTGGCTTCTAAACATATCGGTGCTCTCCTTTGATCCATGTGCTAATTAACAACCAACACTCTGCCCCCTCTCCCAGattctttcatcattttaaacCTAATCTAATTCTAATCCAGCTGGTCACTGTAACAAATGTAATCatctaagaatttaaaaaatatttttgatgaactAGTGAATATACCTCATTCTCAACAAAAATACTGTTTGAGAGGAAAAGTCGATGGTATTTGCAACCATTTAAGTGCATCCACACATggagacatatacatatatatgtatgtatttatgtatctgAGTTAATTGCGTTAATTAGAGTGGCTACCTGGTTTAGGATTACACTGGGCTTTGCTGATGAAAGAATTCGGAATCTTGTTTGGTTACCCTGTAATACCTATATGAATATATTAACCCTGTAATTTTACTACTGCCGAAGCTCCCTTAGATGTAATCAAGGATGATTGTATAGGGATGTACATTGTTGCACTCTTTCCAAtcatgaaagagagaaaaataaatatactgtAACGTGGAAATTGTTTAGAAAGTTAGAATGCATTTTACTAAACCCTGTAACAACCAACACCACCTATATGCATTAATATATTGATACTAAcagattttcttttatctcttacaTGACTATAATTCCTATTTTTCActagtatttttattatgaacagacacagtattttattatggatggatatagaaacaaaaataattcccTCTACAGagggtataaaaattatatataatcatatatattatatgtattttgtattataggtaaatatttatatatttgtattatatataaatatataatacaaatatttatagatttatattatatataaatatgtaatatacaaatatttatatatttgtattttatataaaatatataatatacaaatatttatatatatgtattttatataaaatatataatatacaaatatgtatatattggtattttatataaaatatataatatataaatatttatatatttgtattttatataaaatatataatatacaaatatttacatatttgtattttatataaaatatataatatacaaatatttacatatttgtatattatataaaatatataatatacaaatatttacatatttgtattttatatgaaatatataatatacaaatatttacatatttgtattttatataaaatatataatatacaaatatttatatatttatattttatataatatttattatatataatataaaaaattatatatatataatatagggaCTCGATTAGTTTCTGTTAGTGTGAAGACAAGTCATTCCTGTCTAGGGGCCATGATGATAGGAGCAGTCAGAGGATTTCTTGCCTTGTGATGAGTGAATATAAGTTAAACGAGCCACTTATCTGTAGAATTGATAGCAGGATAATGGCTAGGGTTACTTCGTATGAAATTGTTTGGGCTACAGTTTGTAATGTGCCAATTAGTGCATAATTTGAATTTAATTGCTCTTCCTGATCATAGAATAGAGTAGACGGCT
Coding sequences within it:
- the LOC117978341 gene encoding tripartite motif-containing protein 49D-like, translated to MNTVKRTNYSYHLSPHVQKLFINPDPKMTCCSFSLRNMNSGISQVFQRELTCPICLNYFIDPVTIDCGHSFCRPCFYLNWQAIPILTQCFECLKTTQQRNLKTNIRLKKMASRARKASLWLFLSSEEQMCGTHRETKKIFCEVDRSLLCLLCSSSQEHRYHRHCPAEWAAEEHREKLLKKMQSLWEKACENQRNLNVETTRISHWKDYVNVRLEAIRAEYQKMPAFHHEEEKHNLEMLKKKGKDIFHQLHLSKTKMAHRREILRGTYAELMKMCHKPDVELLQAFGDILYRSESVLLHMPQPLNLELRAGPITGLRDRLNQFRVDITLPHNEANSHIFRCGDLRSICIGCDHQNAPHITATPTSFLAWGAQTFTSGKYYWEVHVGDSWNWAFGVCNKYWKGKNQNDNIHGEEGLFSLGCVKNDIQCSLFTTSPLTLQYVPRPTNHVGLFLDCEARTVSFVDVNQSSPIYTIPNCSFSPPLRPIFCCIHL